A stretch of Eriocheir sinensis breed Jianghai 21 chromosome 68, ASM2467909v1, whole genome shotgun sequence DNA encodes these proteins:
- the LOC126988264 gene encoding uncharacterized protein LOC126988264, which translates to MGAQQVPQLPSTSLQVPQLPTRPQGPWWCPSEDQAPARPPLVLASSSKQEKEAENATHKNKGVLNLLSSAAAASCPQDNTTASQGLTALPHGPGHGKGHTSASLALSGRLHQGEGVENSASRHRGVLNSASPKGSSASTMPGPAAPA; encoded by the coding sequence ATGGGCGCACAACAAGTGCCTCAGCTACCCTCCACCTCCCTACAAGTGCCTCAGCTCCCCACAAGGCCCCAAGGTCCCTGGTGGTGCCCCAGTGAGGACCAAGCCCCAGCCCGGCCCCCGCTCGTCCTGGCCTCCAGCTccaagcaggagaaggaggcagagaatgCCACCCACAAGAACAAGGGTGTCCTCAACCTACTGTCCTCTGCTGCCGCTGCCTCCTGCCCCCAGGACAACACCACCGCTTCCCAGGGCCTGACGGCACTCCCACATGGCCCCGGCCATGGCAAGGGCCACACCTCAGCGTCCCTGGCCCTCTCCGGCAGGCTGCACCAAGGGGAAGGTGTAGAAAACTCTGCCTCCCGACACCGAGGTGTGCTGAACAGTGCCAGCCCCAAGGGGAGCAGTGCTAGCACCATGCCAGGCCCTGCAGCCCCAGCATGA